In Desulfobulbaceae bacterium, the genomic window GAACGTGCTAATCTTCTTGTACGCTGTGCCGTATTGAAAGCCTCCGGATTTGTAAGCGAGAGAACATCTGTAAGTATTTTTATAACGCCCCGAAAGGTTTTCTGCAGAACCTCGGTTACTCTGCTTACTTCGGACTTCAGATCTTCCTGGTAATTACACATCATTTCATTGCATTCTTTGACCTTCAGAAGAGACTTGATCCTGGCTATAAGCTCCATCTTGTCAAAAGGCTTTGAAATAAAATCATTACAACCTGCTTCAATTCCCCTTATCCGATCTGCAGTTTCATGTAATGCTGTAACAAGGATTATCGGAAGTAGGTGATGTGCAGGATCCTTTTTGATCCTTTGGAGAACTGCAAAACCATCCATGCCTGGCATCACTACATCTAACAAAATCAAATCAATCTGATTGCAGGAAAGTTGTTCCAGTGCCTCTTCACCGTTTGCCGCCTTGACAACTTCATATCCCCTTGGAACAAGATTTGCCTCAAGAAGTTCAATATTTTTAAGTTGGTCATCAACTATCAATATTACAGGTTGTTCTTTCATATTATACCATCAATTTAATTGTGCATATTTTGTTCTGGAAAACTTATTTCTAATTTTTGATTATATATATTTTGTTATTCAGCAATTTCAATCTAACAGGAATGCAGCTCTTCTTTAAAATAGAGTCCGCCTTCAAGAATATACAGTTCACATATTTTACGGTAATGGTAACCATATATTGAGAGCGTTATTGCCACAGGTATCAGTCCGGGCTTGCGGATCATTGTCCAAAGCATCAGTCGCCAGTACTGCAACCGCTCTTTTCCAAGGACTCCAAGCCTGAAAGCTGATCTGAATACTGAAAGAAATCGCTGAAAACTTACTGGCTGGTTGATTTCAGGCCTCTTGAGTTCCTTCAGCAGTGTTCTAATCCGCTGGTAATAATTTTCAGGAGAATAGATCTGTTTCATAATTGTTTGGTATCCCTCCAGAAGATGCTCTATGCCCATTTGAGGAATGATATTGGTTGTTCCGTCAACATTGTCTCCTGAAAAAGTATTGACTACACGGCTTTCCCTTTGAAGCCTGTCAAAAAGACGTGTTCCCGGAGGAGCCTGAAGCATTCCAACCATTGCGGTGACAATTCCGCTCTTTTGAATAAAATCGATCTGCCTCTGAAAAATAGATGGCGTGTCGCTGTCAAATCCTACAATAAACCCGCCCATCACCTGTAGCCCTGAACGATGGATAATAGAGACACTTTCAAGAAGATCTCTGTTCCTGTTCTGGGTTTTATGACACTCTGTCAGACTTACCTCATCCGGGGACTCAATACCGATAAAAACAGAATCAAAGCCGGCTTTTACCATCATCTCCAAAAGTTCAGGATCATCGGCAAGATTGATTGATGCCTCTGTAAAAAAAACACACCCTTTTTTATCTTTTCGCCACTCAATCATGGCAGGAAGCAGGTCTGTTTTAAGGTATTTTTTATTTCCAATAAAATTGTCGTCAACAAAAAATATACTGCTTCGCCAGCCAGAAGCATAAATACGATCCAGATCCTCGATAACCTGTTGCGGTGTTTTTATACGAGGCCTGTGACCGAATAGAGAAGTGACATTGCAGAAGTCGCAGTTAAACGGGCACCCTCTGGAAAACTGAATGTTCATGGATGCATATCGTTTGGTTTTTACAAGTTCCCATGAGGGGGGTGGCGTGGTGTGAAGATCACAGAAACCAGATGCCCTGTAAATCTTTTTGGGCTGTCCGTTTTGCAGATCAGCCAGAAAAACTGGGAGTGTCAGTTCGGCTTCGTCAAGCACAAGATGATCCACATTCTTGAATTTATCGGGTTCAGAGGTAAAAAGAGGTCCTCCGGCAACAACTTTTAAATTCAAGGCAATGCAACGGTCGATAATTAGTTCAGCCGATCTGCGCTGAACCGCCATGCCTCCAACAAATGCCATATCTGCCCATAAAAGGTCTTTATCCGTAAGACTGTCAACATTCACGTCCACAAGACGCTTTGACCATTCATCAGGCAACAGACTCGCTACAGTAAGCAGCCCAAGGGGCGGAAATGCCGCTTTTTTTCCGATAAAACTTAAAGCATACGTAAAAGACCAGAATGTATCTGGAAATGTTGGGTAAATAAGAAGAATATTCATAGAATCAGGCTCCTTTCCGCGTTAATACATTCCGCGTTAATACATTCCGCGTTAATACAGGATAAATCAGCTTCATTTTTTTTCTTGCTGAATTGATAACGTCTATCCCTTCAGAGTCCGAGACCTTAAATATTTTCATCGTTATAGGTTCGCGTAAGAGGCTCTTTGTGCCAAGTAACACTTTGAATTTGAAAGACATAATATAATGCTCAAGATTACGGCGGTTTTCCCATTCGGAAATTAGATTGAAAAAATC contains:
- a CDS encoding response regulator, translated to MKEQPVILIVDDQLKNIELLEANLVPRGYEVVKAANGEEALEQLSCNQIDLILLDVVMPGMDGFAVLQRIKKDPAHHLLPIILVTALHETADRIRGIEAGCNDFISKPFDKMELIARIKSLLKVKECNEMMCNYQEDLKSEVSRVTEVLQKTFRGVIKILTDVLSLTNPEAFNTAQRTRRLARSICKRLKMERIWEYELAAILSQIGMSVLPFDIVDKYRRNIIFDEKEQLMFNSHPKIAQCFVSNIPRLEYVAEAIGYQMMDFPKTLKIENERVASIARMLKLSIDFVNAEMRTEDAINILASIQEQTGIYDPEMFAALESELESLEKDFIVRRISPKNLVPGMLLA
- a CDS encoding B12-binding domain-containing radical SAM protein; this encodes MNILLIYPTFPDTFWSFTYALSFIGKKAAFPPLGLLTVASLLPDEWSKRLVDVNVDSLTDKDLLWADMAFVGGMAVQRRSAELIIDRCIALNLKVVAGGPLFTSEPDKFKNVDHLVLDEAELTLPVFLADLQNGQPKKIYRASGFCDLHTTPPPSWELVKTKRYASMNIQFSRGCPFNCDFCNVTSLFGHRPRIKTPQQVIEDLDRIYASGWRSSIFFVDDNFIGNKKYLKTDLLPAMIEWRKDKKGCVFFTEASINLADDPELLEMMVKAGFDSVFIGIESPDEVSLTECHKTQNRNRDLLESVSIIHRSGLQVMGGFIVGFDSDTPSIFQRQIDFIQKSGIVTAMVGMLQAPPGTRLFDRLQRESRVVNTFSGDNVDGTTNIIPQMGIEHLLEGYQTIMKQIYSPENYYQRIRTLLKELKRPEINQPVSFQRFLSVFRSAFRLGVLGKERLQYWRLMLWTMIRKPGLIPVAITLSIYGYHYRKICELYILEGGLYFKEELHSC
- a CDS encoding antibiotic biosynthesis monooxygenase; the encoded protein is MNILRTVMIAIPEKRKEVLQTILSLVELQGKDNGCLSYGVYSDIKDEDFFNLISEWENRRNLEHYIMSFKFKVLLGTKSLLREPITMKIFKVSDSEGIDVINSARKKMKLIYPVLTRNVLTRNVLTRKGA